The Candidatus Synechococcus calcipolaris G9 genome contains the following window.
TTGGTTCATTGCCCAGCCAAGGATAACCACAACCCTGGACGACCAAAACCCGAACCCCACAGAAACACTGATTGCCGATGCCCCACCCCCAGAAAACGAAGGTACTCCGCCCTTCCGCAGCTAAGGATGGAGACAACATCTCAGCAGGCAATTTATATGTGTGGCTGAGTATTGAGTTTTATTGAGAAGATTCAGGGTTTTGTTACATCTATTGTGCCAGAGCAAAAAATAAACCTGCCACCCAGTAAACTAAAGAGAGAAAGTAACTGATTAGGGTTTTCAGCCCTAGTCCCTACCTTTGGCCTCAATTTTTGAACGTATTCGGGAGGGGATATGCCAACCCTACATGCAACCATTCATAGGGATGTCGATCATCTGACGGCAACCGATGTGGCGGCCTTGGCTGAACGGCTCGATGAAGACGATTATGATACCCCCTTTGCCGCCCTCGATGATTGGCATTTATTGCGATCGCTGGCGTTTCAACGTCCAGAATTAGCCGCACCCTACCTCCATCTCCTTGACTTGGAAGCCTTTGACGAAGCCTAGGGACATACCCATTGCTTCATCGTTGCCCCAATCCACTATTCTCATGGGAATTGGCGGGGGTATTGCCGCCTATAAGGTGTGTCAGGTCATCTCTAGTCTGGCCA
Protein-coding sequences here:
- a CDS encoding DUF2555 domain-containing protein, whose translation is MPTLHATIHRDVDHLTATDVAALAERLDEDDYDTPFAALDDWHLLRSLAFQRPELAAPYLHLLDLEAFDEA